In a single window of the Leisingera daeponensis DSM 23529 genome:
- a CDS encoding amino acid ABC transporter permease, with protein sequence MPQDTILFQPMAARPAPASQFGPIAWLRANLFGGWKDTAITLSLLAVLLAVVPNLIEWLLINATFGGDDETCRQNAGACWPFLQAKFQVLMVGVYPQDLSWRPAIAALALLVLAGFTYADRIRGIALIVAWALLPVFALIMIGGAFGMQEVDQSLWGGLMLSVLLALVGVIVSIPLGVLLALGRHYGSPAVKAICVAFIELVRGVPLITILFMASVMMPLFLPPDLVINNLLRIQIGMILFSSAYMAEVVRGGLQAIPKGQTEASLALGVSPARTIIFVVVPQALRHVLPPLIGRCIALFKDTSLVIIVGLLDFLGMVRGAALDPEWLGFQAEAYVFAAFVYWLICYSLSLYGRALERRGPAGSKR encoded by the coding sequence ATGCCCCAAGATACCATCCTGTTTCAGCCCATGGCCGCGCGCCCGGCACCCGCGTCCCAGTTCGGACCAATCGCCTGGCTGCGCGCCAATCTGTTCGGCGGCTGGAAGGACACAGCGATCACGCTGTCCCTGCTGGCGGTGCTGCTGGCCGTTGTCCCCAATCTGATCGAGTGGCTGCTGATCAACGCCACCTTTGGCGGCGACGACGAGACATGCCGCCAGAACGCCGGTGCCTGCTGGCCCTTCCTGCAGGCCAAGTTCCAGGTTCTGATGGTCGGCGTCTATCCGCAGGACCTGTCCTGGCGCCCCGCCATCGCCGCGCTTGCGCTGCTGGTTCTGGCCGGGTTCACCTATGCCGACCGGATCCGCGGGATCGCCCTGATCGTGGCCTGGGCGTTGCTGCCGGTCTTTGCCCTGATCATGATCGGCGGCGCCTTTGGCATGCAGGAAGTCGACCAGTCGCTTTGGGGCGGGTTGATGCTGTCGGTGCTGCTGGCGCTGGTCGGTGTGATCGTGTCGATTCCGCTGGGCGTTCTGCTGGCGCTGGGTCGGCATTACGGATCGCCCGCGGTCAAGGCGATCTGCGTTGCCTTCATCGAGCTGGTCCGGGGCGTGCCGCTGATCACCATCCTGTTTATGGCCTCGGTGATGATGCCGCTGTTCCTGCCGCCGGACCTGGTGATCAACAACCTTCTGCGCATCCAGATCGGCATGATCCTGTTCTCGTCCGCCTACATGGCCGAGGTCGTGCGCGGCGGGCTGCAGGCCATTCCCAAGGGGCAGACCGAGGCCTCGCTTGCGCTGGGTGTGTCGCCGGCCCGCACGATCATCTTTGTCGTGGTGCCGCAGGCACTGCGCCATGTCCTGCCCCCGCTGATCGGACGCTGCATCGCGCTGTTCAAGGATACCTCGCTGGTGATCATCGTCGGCCTGCTGGATTTCCTGGGCATGGTCCGCGGGGCGGCACTCGACCCGGAATGGCTGGGTTTCCAGGCCGAGGCCTATGTATTCGCCGCCTTTGTCTACTGGCTGATCTGCTACAGCCTCAGCCTTTACGGGCGCGCTCTCGAACGTCGCGGACCTGCCGGTTCCAAGCGCTAA
- a CDS encoding Na/Pi cotransporter family protein, with translation MLWGIRLVRTGFIRAFGGSLRHYLGLAISGRLTSFGVGLAITVFLQSSTATALIISSFASKGLVQTPAALAVMLGADVGTSISAQILSFNLSWLAYAAILMGFFLHGRGGRFATRQIGRAIVGLGMVLLALSLIRMSSQPLREADGLAYVLSALEGEVLLTLFLMAVLTWLVHSSLAVVLLTASLASAGIVPAGTGLVMILGANIGGTIPPIIATLSTGPQSQHAALGNAGFKLLASLLVLPFLPWVGERLQSFGGDAQVLVNFHLTFNLLVATLFLPWVQTAAALLARVFPDTGAGAVEPVTKYLDKELITSPALALTSATRELYRVNERIEDSLALLSGGIAARDQVDVHGAQQNRARVAAMLEEFKFYLTDITREEISESDSAKAMNLLLIATNLGHVSELVTNAVELTASTSQEQIRFSDAGTAELLEMLELIHQGIRLALSAALLGDAKVRKTLQKGRKELERMVDESRQAHFTRLADGTLSSISTTSLHNELLRDFSRIYYHIYTASKIGGRDSSVMIRG, from the coding sequence ATGCTCTGGGGCATTCGCCTTGTCCGCACGGGGTTCATCCGTGCCTTTGGCGGCTCGCTGCGGCACTATCTGGGGCTGGCGATCAGCGGCCGGCTCACCTCGTTCGGGGTTGGGCTGGCGATCACGGTGTTCCTGCAAAGCAGCACCGCGACAGCGCTGATCATCTCGTCCTTCGCCTCCAAGGGTCTGGTGCAGACGCCAGCGGCGCTTGCGGTGATGCTGGGGGCGGATGTGGGAACGTCGATCTCGGCCCAGATTCTGTCGTTCAACCTGTCCTGGCTGGCCTACGCGGCCATTCTGATGGGCTTCTTCCTGCACGGGCGGGGCGGGCGCTTCGCGACCCGCCAGATCGGCCGCGCCATCGTCGGGCTGGGCATGGTTCTGCTGGCACTGAGCCTGATCCGCATGTCCTCGCAGCCGTTGCGAGAGGCCGACGGGCTGGCCTATGTCCTTTCGGCGCTTGAGGGCGAGGTTCTGCTGACCCTGTTCCTGATGGCGGTGCTGACCTGGCTGGTGCATTCCAGCCTGGCGGTGGTGCTGCTGACCGCCTCGCTGGCCAGCGCGGGCATCGTGCCCGCCGGCACCGGCTTGGTCATGATCCTGGGGGCCAATATCGGCGGCACCATCCCGCCGATCATCGCAACGCTCAGCACCGGCCCGCAAAGCCAGCACGCCGCCCTTGGCAACGCGGGATTCAAGCTGCTTGCCAGCCTGCTGGTTCTGCCGTTCCTGCCCTGGGTGGGTGAACGGCTCCAGTCCTTTGGCGGCGACGCGCAGGTGCTGGTGAATTTCCACCTGACGTTCAACCTGCTGGTGGCCACGCTTTTCCTGCCCTGGGTGCAGACCGCCGCCGCACTGCTGGCGCGCGTCTTTCCCGATACCGGCGCCGGCGCCGTCGAACCGGTCACGAAATATCTGGACAAGGAACTCATCACTTCGCCCGCCCTGGCCCTGACCAGTGCCACGCGCGAGCTTTACCGGGTGAACGAGCGGATCGAGGATTCCCTGGCCCTGCTGTCGGGCGGCATCGCCGCACGAGATCAGGTCGATGTGCATGGCGCTCAGCAAAATCGCGCGCGGGTTGCCGCGATGCTGGAAGAGTTCAAGTTCTATCTGACCGATATCACCCGCGAGGAAATCTCGGAAAGTGACAGCGCCAAGGCGATGAACCTGTTGCTGATCGCGACCAATCTGGGACATGTTTCAGAGCTGGTGACGAACGCGGTCGAACTGACGGCCTCGACCTCGCAAGAGCAGATCCGGTTCTCGGATGCCGGAACCGCCGAGCTGCTGGAGATGCTGGAGCTGATCCATCAGGGTATCCGCCTGGCATTGTCCGCCGCGCTGCTTGGGGACGCCAAGGTGCGCAAGACTCTGCAAAAGGGCCGAAAGGAACTGGAGCGGATGGTGGATGAAAGCCGCCAGGCCCATTTCACCCGGCTTGCCGATGGCACCCTGTCCTCGATCAGCACCACATCGTTGCATAACGAACTGCTTCGGGATTTTTCGCGTATCTACTATCATATTTACACCGCATCCAAGATCGGAGGCCGGGACAGCTCTGTCATGATACGCGGATAG
- a CDS encoding response regulator transcription factor, whose translation MTVVLIVDDHHLIRAGAKNLLEGAFSGMRVEGAETVSDALAFLGADNTVDLILLDVHLPDSEAIDGLVRLKRFDPSNAVALISGDTDHDLIRAALEAGADGFIPKSADPQVLIHAVSLILEGEIFLPRSYLQGGMLAEVPAPLDTFERPEQSLTARQRDVFELMCKGLANKEIARLLDLSESTIKSHVSAIFKQIGTTSRSKTIAIFRQEGAALPSSSED comes from the coding sequence ATGACCGTTGTGTTGATCGTGGATGACCATCACCTGATCCGGGCAGGCGCCAAGAACCTGCTGGAGGGCGCCTTTTCGGGCATGCGGGTCGAAGGGGCCGAGACGGTATCGGACGCGCTGGCCTTTCTTGGCGCGGATAACACGGTCGATCTGATCCTTCTGGATGTCCACCTGCCGGATTCCGAGGCAATCGACGGGCTGGTCCGCCTCAAGCGGTTCGATCCCTCAAATGCGGTGGCGCTGATCTCGGGCGATACGGATCATGACCTGATCAGGGCCGCGCTGGAAGCCGGAGCGGATGGGTTCATCCCCAAATCGGCCGATCCGCAGGTCTTGATCCATGCGGTGTCCCTGATCCTCGAAGGCGAGATTTTCCTGCCCCGTTCCTATCTGCAAGGCGGGATGCTGGCAGAGGTGCCGGCGCCTCTGGACACTTTCGAACGGCCCGAGCAAAGCCTCACAGCCCGGCAACGCGATGTCTTCGAGCTGATGTGCAAGGGGTTGGCCAACAAGGAAATCGCAAGACTGCTCGACCTGTCCGAAAGCACGATCAAATCGCATGTATCGGCCATCTTCAAACAGATCGGCACCACCTCACGCTCGAAAACGATCGCGATCTTCCGGCAGGAAGGGGCCGCCCTCCCCTCCTCATCCGAAGATTGA
- a CDS encoding amino acid ABC transporter ATP-binding protein: MTVKIESHIASGETVIEMQKVNKWYGEFHVLKDVDLTVSKGERIVICGPSGSGKSTLIRCINHLEEHQEGTITVNGTVLNENMKNITHIRREVGMVFQQFNLFPHMTILDNLCFAPVWARNMPRDEAEETACRYLERVGIGAQKDKYPGQLSGGQQQRVAIARSLCMNPSVMLFDEPTSALDPEMIKEVLDVMIELAGTGMTMICVTHEMAFARSVADRVIFMDGGEIVEENTPNAFFDNPQVDRTQKFLSQILSH, translated from the coding sequence ATGACTGTCAAAATCGAAAGCCATATCGCATCCGGCGAAACCGTCATCGAGATGCAAAAGGTCAACAAATGGTATGGCGAGTTCCATGTCCTCAAGGATGTCGACCTGACCGTATCCAAGGGCGAGCGCATCGTCATCTGCGGCCCGTCGGGGTCGGGGAAATCGACCCTGATCCGCTGCATCAACCACCTGGAAGAGCACCAGGAAGGCACGATCACCGTAAACGGCACCGTGCTGAACGAGAACATGAAGAACATCACCCATATCCGCCGCGAGGTCGGCATGGTGTTCCAGCAGTTCAACCTGTTTCCGCACATGACGATCCTCGACAACCTGTGCTTTGCTCCGGTCTGGGCGCGCAACATGCCGCGTGACGAGGCCGAGGAAACCGCCTGCCGCTATCTGGAGCGTGTCGGCATCGGCGCGCAGAAGGACAAATATCCCGGCCAGCTGTCCGGCGGTCAGCAACAGCGCGTCGCCATCGCGCGGTCGCTGTGCATGAACCCTTCGGTGATGCTGTTCGACGAGCCGACCTCGGCGCTTGATCCCGAGATGATCAAGGAGGTGCTGGACGTGATGATCGAGCTGGCCGGCACCGGCATGACCATGATCTGCGTCACGCATGAAATGGCCTTTGCCCGCTCAGTGGCCGACCGGGTGATCTTCATGGATGGCGGCGAGATCGTTGAAGAGAACACGCCAAACGCGTTCTTCGACAATCCGCAGGTGGATCGCACCCAGAAATTCCTGAGCCAGATCCTGTCGCACTGA
- a CDS encoding APC family permease, which produces MKMQQHEPGTVTGGAGSISLTNAVAMGTGVMIGAGIFALTGQIAGLAGPLFPLSFVLGAVVTMFSAYSYIVMSNAWPSSGGIAMILTKAYGPGAVAAAASVLMALSMVINESLVARTFSTYALRPFGIQDGPLVPVIAVALIVMAYLVNVSGNRSVGLWSVVMSAVKIGGIALFGIAALWAGGMESWPVEARFSEDGLTGFAASVALSILAFKGFTTITNSGGEITNPRRNVGRTILISIGICTIVYLLVALAVGSALTPAQIQQARDYALAEAAQPVLGRAGFYLTVVLAMVATASGLIASVFAVSRMLTMLTEMKMIPHSHFGLPGGIRSHMLIYTVVIAGVLTVLFDLGRIASLGAFFYLVMDMVVHWGVWRNLRHQIGARSWVILSALALDAAVLAAFTLFKWRSDHLIVIVALVTVLVALLAQRLYLGRFVSAHAGEDPAEHHRHS; this is translated from the coding sequence ATGAAAATGCAGCAACATGAACCCGGAACAGTAACCGGCGGAGCCGGGAGTATCAGCCTGACCAACGCTGTCGCCATGGGCACCGGGGTGATGATCGGGGCCGGGATATTTGCTCTGACCGGGCAGATCGCAGGACTCGCTGGGCCTCTATTCCCACTGTCCTTTGTGCTGGGCGCGGTCGTGACGATGTTCAGCGCCTACAGCTATATTGTGATGTCGAACGCTTGGCCCTCGTCGGGAGGCATCGCGATGATCCTGACCAAGGCCTATGGCCCCGGTGCGGTAGCGGCGGCGGCCTCGGTGCTGATGGCGCTTTCGATGGTCATCAACGAAAGCCTGGTGGCGCGCACCTTTTCCACCTATGCGTTGCGCCCCTTCGGCATTCAGGACGGGCCGTTGGTGCCAGTGATTGCAGTGGCCCTGATCGTGATGGCCTATCTGGTCAACGTTTCTGGAAACCGGTCGGTGGGGCTGTGGTCGGTGGTGATGTCGGCAGTCAAGATCGGCGGTATCGCGCTGTTTGGCATCGCCGCTCTCTGGGCCGGCGGCATGGAAAGCTGGCCGGTCGAGGCCCGTTTTTCGGAAGACGGGCTCACAGGGTTTGCCGCATCGGTGGCGCTGTCGATCCTCGCATTCAAAGGGTTCACCACGATCACCAACAGTGGTGGCGAGATTACAAACCCTCGGCGCAATGTTGGGCGCACCATCCTCATCTCGATTGGGATTTGCACCATAGTTTATCTGTTGGTGGCACTAGCCGTCGGTTCAGCTCTGACGCCTGCGCAGATTCAGCAGGCCCGCGATTATGCTCTGGCCGAAGCAGCGCAGCCGGTGCTGGGCCGGGCCGGCTTCTATTTGACCGTGGTGCTCGCAATGGTGGCCACTGCATCGGGCCTCATCGCCAGCGTTTTTGCAGTATCTCGCATGCTGACAATGCTTACTGAGATGAAGATGATTCCGCACAGCCATTTTGGCCTGCCGGGCGGGATAAGGTCGCACATGCTAATTTATACGGTCGTGATCGCAGGCGTTCTGACCGTACTGTTTGATCTTGGTCGAATAGCCTCACTTGGCGCGTTCTTCTATCTCGTCATGGATATGGTGGTGCATTGGGGGGTATGGCGCAACCTTCGGCACCAGATTGGTGCCCGAAGCTGGGTGATCCTGTCGGCGCTGGCTCTCGACGCAGCCGTCCTTGCGGCCTTCACGCTGTTCAAGTGGCGTTCCGATCATCTGATCGTCATCGTCGCCCTTGTGACCGTATTGGTGGCCTTGCTGGCACAACGCCTTTATCTAGGGCGGTTTGTGTCCGCACACGCCGGCGAAGATCCTGCTGAACACCACCGGCACAGTTGA
- a CDS encoding amino acid ABC transporter substrate-binding protein yields MGNKETLAILATAVATMAASAHAGKLEDVRAAGELACGVSEGVPGFSNPNSEGVWTGLDADICRAVAAATLGDANAVRFVPLASKQKVLAVSSGQVDMTSRTTTWTMKRDSAEGVDFTSVVYYDGQGFMVRADAGVTSAKELDAATVCLTTGTTTELNMADFARANGLTLEPVVFEGKREAVEAYASGRCDALTTDASQLAAFRAGFASPSDHKILPEIISKEPLAPFVAHGDNQWKDVVTWVVYGLITAEELGVTQANVADMAASSANPDVQRLLGASGDTGGLLGLSNTWMADAISAIGNYGEIYERNLTATLGLERGVNALWSDGGILYAMPVR; encoded by the coding sequence ATGGGGAATAAAGAAACACTTGCGATCCTGGCGACAGCAGTTGCCACGATGGCGGCCAGCGCCCATGCGGGCAAGCTGGAGGATGTCCGGGCCGCGGGCGAACTGGCCTGTGGTGTCAGCGAAGGCGTGCCGGGCTTCTCGAATCCGAACTCCGAAGGGGTCTGGACCGGTCTGGACGCGGATATCTGCCGCGCGGTCGCGGCAGCAACGCTGGGCGATGCAAACGCCGTGCGGTTCGTGCCTCTGGCCTCCAAGCAGAAGGTGCTGGCCGTTTCCAGCGGCCAGGTCGACATGACCTCGCGCACCACCACCTGGACGATGAAGCGCGACTCGGCCGAGGGCGTCGATTTCACTTCGGTCGTTTATTATGACGGTCAGGGCTTCATGGTGCGCGCCGACGCCGGTGTGACCAGCGCCAAGGAACTGGACGCGGCGACGGTCTGTCTGACAACCGGCACCACGACCGAACTCAACATGGCCGATTTCGCCCGCGCCAACGGTCTGACCCTCGAACCGGTGGTCTTTGAGGGCAAACGCGAGGCGGTCGAGGCCTATGCCTCTGGCCGGTGTGACGCCCTGACCACGGATGCCAGCCAGCTTGCGGCCTTTCGCGCTGGCTTTGCCAGTCCGTCCGACCACAAGATCCTGCCCGAGATCATCTCGAAAGAGCCTCTCGCCCCGTTTGTCGCCCATGGCGACAACCAGTGGAAGGATGTCGTGACCTGGGTCGTCTACGGCCTGATCACCGCCGAGGAACTGGGCGTCACCCAGGCCAATGTCGCGGATATGGCGGCAAGCTCGGCCAATCCGGACGTTCAGCGTCTGCTTGGAGCGTCGGGTGATACTGGCGGGCTCCTTGGGCTGAGCAACACGTGGATGGCCGACGCGATCAGCGCGATCGGCAATTACGGCGAGATCTATGAGCGCAACCTGACGGCGACGCTGGGTCTGGAGCGCGGCGTGAACGCGCTGTGGAGCGATGGCGGCATCCTCTACGCGATGCCGGTTCGCTGA
- a CDS encoding amino acid ABC transporter permease yields the protein MVVVIAILYVLFSNTQENLAIRGIESGFAFLGHEAGLPIGDSLIDYSPTRSYGYAFLVGILNTLFVSVLAIVFSTLLGIVIGVARVSRNWLLARGAAIYVETLRNLPLLLTLFFIYTVVLAALPHPRDAIALSDGVFLSKRGFYLPRPVAEDGIGLFLGASAVALVLAVMFWRWAKSYKVRTGRSVSGLRGALAIFLALSGLAFLASGQPLTSELPVYQGFNFKGGLSIKPEFASLLIGLVLYTAAYVAENVRSGIQSVHAGQIEAANALGVSSGVVTRMVLLPQALRVTIPATTNDYASLVKNSSLAVAIGYPDMVSVGGTIIGQNGQAIEIIAMWMAVYLTINLIISLGMNMLNARVQLVER from the coding sequence TTGGTCGTTGTAATCGCGATCCTTTATGTCCTGTTCTCCAACACGCAGGAAAATCTGGCCATCCGCGGGATCGAGAGCGGGTTCGCCTTTCTCGGGCACGAGGCAGGCCTGCCCATCGGCGACAGCCTGATCGACTATTCCCCGACCCGCAGCTACGGATACGCCTTTCTGGTCGGGATCCTGAACACGCTCTTCGTCTCGGTCCTGGCCATCGTGTTCTCGACCCTGCTGGGGATCGTTATCGGCGTCGCGCGTGTGTCGCGCAACTGGCTGCTGGCCAGGGGCGCGGCCATCTATGTCGAGACCCTGCGCAACCTGCCGCTGCTGCTGACGCTGTTCTTCATCTACACGGTGGTTCTGGCCGCGTTGCCGCATCCGCGCGATGCCATTGCGCTGAGCGACGGTGTCTTTCTGTCCAAACGCGGATTCTACCTGCCGCGGCCGGTTGCCGAAGACGGGATCGGGCTGTTTCTCGGGGCCTCTGCCGTCGCGCTGGTTCTGGCGGTGATGTTCTGGCGTTGGGCCAAATCCTACAAGGTGCGCACCGGCCGTTCGGTGTCCGGGCTTCGCGGTGCGCTGGCGATCTTCCTCGCCCTGAGCGGGCTCGCCTTTCTGGCCAGCGGTCAGCCCCTGACCAGCGAATTGCCGGTCTACCAGGGCTTCAACTTCAAAGGCGGTCTGTCGATCAAACCCGAATTCGCCTCGCTGCTGATCGGCCTGGTTCTCTACACCGCGGCCTATGTCGCCGAGAACGTGCGCAGCGGCATCCAGTCGGTTCATGCCGGCCAGATCGAAGCGGCCAATGCCCTGGGTGTTTCCAGCGGCGTGGTGACGCGGATGGTCCTGCTGCCGCAGGCGCTGCGGGTGACCATCCCGGCAACCACCAACGACTATGCCAGCCTGGTCAAGAACAGCTCGCTCGCCGTGGCGATCGGCTATCCCGACATGGTTTCGGTCGGAGGCACGATCATCGGCCAGAACGGTCAGGCGATCGAAATCATCGCCATGTGGATGGCGGTCTATCTGACCATCAACCTCATCATCTCGCTGGGCATGAACATGCTGAACGCCCGTGTGCAGCTTGTTGAAAGGTAA
- a CDS encoding copper-transporting P-type ATPase: protein MKHSAHSHHPPETTGMFTCPMHPEVRQSEPGNCSKCGMTLVSENGMATAPHAQCHSHQHADAGPAETGGQYDRVPVGWTGSVYTCPMHPQVRQTDPGSCPLCGMGLELDNAALADDGPNPELVDFTRRFWVGAVLTLPLLVLTMAPYLGFPGVRELFGERMTLWIELALGTPVVWWCGWPFMLRGWTSFRTRHLNMFSLISMGVLAAWLFSVVAVLWPQVFPDGFRDVEGNVGVYFEAAAVIVTLVLLGQVMELRAREGTGKAIRALLDMAAKSARVIRADGSEEEIPLEAVQVGDRLRVRPGDKVPVDGTVIDGRSSVDESMISGEPVPVEKTEGDALTGATINGTGSLVMEATRVGADTMLAQIVEMVANAQRSRAPIQKYADKVAGFFVPVVIVIAFLSFIAWAIWGPAPALSYALISAVAVLIIACPCALGLATPMSIMTATGRGAQAGVLIKNAEALELFEKVDTLIVDKTGTLTEGKPKLVAVLPEPGHDEAEVLRLAASLERGSEHPLAEAIVRGAEERGVDMANASDFEAVTGKGVTGVVDGRAVALGNLALITDMGLEARALTGKANARRDEGETVMFVVLEGEIAGLVSVADPVKETTPAALKALHDLGFRIIMATGDNERTAKAIGARLGIDEIRADVLPEDKARIIRELQEEGRKVAMAGDGVNDAPALAQADVGIAMGTGADVAIESAGFTLIKGNLDGIVRARRLSCATMRNIRQNLFFALIYIASGVPVAAGVLYPFLGILISPMFAAFAMSASSISVVLNALRLRGTKI, encoded by the coding sequence ATGAAACACTCTGCCCATTCTCATCACCCTCCCGAAACCACCGGCATGTTTACCTGCCCCATGCACCCCGAGGTGCGGCAATCTGAGCCCGGCAACTGTTCGAAGTGCGGTATGACGCTTGTTTCCGAGAACGGGATGGCAACCGCGCCTCATGCTCAGTGTCACAGTCATCAGCATGCTGATGCTGGCCCGGCTGAGACTGGCGGTCAATATGACCGCGTTCCTGTTGGGTGGACTGGCAGCGTTTACACTTGCCCGATGCACCCGCAGGTTCGGCAGACCGATCCCGGTTCTTGCCCGCTATGCGGCATGGGGCTGGAGCTGGACAACGCGGCGCTGGCTGATGACGGTCCCAACCCGGAACTCGTGGATTTCACCCGCCGCTTTTGGGTGGGTGCGGTGCTGACGCTGCCATTGCTGGTCTTAACTATGGCACCCTATTTGGGCTTCCCGGGCGTGCGTGAGCTGTTCGGCGAACGCATGACACTGTGGATCGAGCTAGCGCTGGGAACTCCGGTCGTCTGGTGGTGCGGCTGGCCGTTTATGCTGCGAGGTTGGACCTCTTTCCGCACCCGGCACCTGAATATGTTCTCACTGATCTCGATGGGGGTGCTGGCGGCGTGGCTGTTCAGCGTCGTTGCGGTGCTGTGGCCGCAAGTCTTTCCCGATGGGTTCCGCGATGTTGAGGGCAATGTCGGTGTCTATTTCGAGGCGGCGGCGGTCATTGTCACCCTCGTCTTGTTAGGTCAGGTGATGGAGTTGCGCGCCCGCGAAGGTACGGGCAAGGCGATCCGGGCGCTATTGGATATGGCAGCCAAGAGCGCGCGGGTGATCCGCGCCGACGGAAGCGAAGAAGAAATTCCGCTCGAGGCGGTCCAGGTCGGCGACCGCCTGCGCGTGCGGCCCGGTGACAAGGTGCCGGTCGATGGTACCGTCATCGACGGGCGGTCGTCGGTGGATGAAAGCATGATTTCGGGTGAGCCGGTTCCGGTCGAGAAAACCGAAGGCGATGCGCTGACAGGGGCCACGATCAACGGCACCGGCAGCCTGGTGATGGAGGCGACGCGGGTTGGCGCCGACACCATGCTGGCGCAGATTGTCGAAATGGTGGCGAATGCCCAGCGGTCGCGCGCGCCTATCCAGAAATATGCCGACAAGGTCGCGGGATTCTTCGTGCCTGTGGTGATCGTGATTGCCTTCTTGTCGTTTATCGCTTGGGCGATCTGGGGGCCAGCGCCTGCCCTTTCTTATGCTCTCATCTCTGCTGTGGCGGTCCTCATCATCGCCTGCCCCTGCGCATTGGGTCTGGCAACCCCAATGTCGATCATGACGGCCACCGGGCGCGGTGCCCAGGCGGGCGTTCTGATCAAGAACGCCGAGGCGCTGGAGCTGTTCGAGAAGGTAGACACGCTGATCGTGGACAAGACTGGAACGCTGACCGAAGGCAAACCAAAGCTGGTCGCGGTCCTGCCCGAACCGGGGCATGACGAGGCAGAGGTTCTGCGACTGGCCGCTTCGCTGGAACGCGGATCGGAACACCCGCTTGCCGAAGCCATCGTGCGCGGGGCTGAGGAGCGCGGTGTGGATATGGCCAATGCCAGCGATTTCGAAGCCGTGACCGGCAAGGGTGTGACGGGCGTGGTCGACGGCCGCGCCGTGGCGTTGGGCAATCTCGCGCTGATCACCGATATGGGGCTTGAGGCGCGAGCGCTGACCGGCAAGGCCAATGCGCGGCGTGACGAAGGTGAAACGGTCATGTTCGTCGTTCTGGAAGGCGAGATTGCGGGGCTGGTTAGCGTGGCCGACCCGGTGAAGGAAACGACGCCCGCCGCGCTCAAAGCACTGCACGATCTGGGCTTTCGGATCATTATGGCTACTGGCGACAACGAGCGCACCGCCAAGGCCATTGGCGCGCGGCTGGGGATTGACGAGATCCGCGCCGATGTGCTGCCCGAGGACAAGGCGCGGATCATCCGCGAGTTGCAGGAGGAAGGTCGCAAGGTCGCCATGGCGGGCGACGGGGTCAACGATGCACCGGCACTGGCGCAGGCCGATGTCGGCATCGCCATGGGAACAGGCGCGGATGTCGCCATCGAAAGCGCGGGCTTTACCCTGATCAAGGGCAATCTCGACGGGATCGTGCGTGCCCGCCGTCTGTCGTGCGCAACGATGCGCAACATTCGTCAGAACCTGTTCTTTGCGCTGATCTACATCGCCTCGGGCGTGCCAGTGGCCGCAGGTGTGCTGTATCCCTTCCTTGGCATCCTGATCAGTCCGATGTTCGCCGCCTTCGCGATGAGCGCCTCGTCCATCTCCGTGGTGTTGAACGCGCTGCGCCTGCGGGGCACGAAGATTTGA